A genome region from Stenotrophomonas maltophilia includes the following:
- the gspE gene encoding type II secretion system ATPase GspE has product MSAVVPLPYAWVRSHGVMLSEAGGEPVLLGTADTAAWAVAELRRRHGPLPFQTLDAAAWQQRLDEQYRDGGDAAAVVGAAESEVDLDRLMQDMPEVTDLLDAQDDAPVIRMINALLAQAARDGASDLHIEPFETHSVVRYRVDGTLRDMVQPRRALHAALVSRIKIMAHLDIAEKRLPQDGRIAIRVGGRPLDIRVSTVPTGHGERAVLRLLEKDAGRLQLQRLGMADDTLATFTGLIRQPHGIVLVTGPTGSGKTTSLYAALGQLDSSTSNILTVEDPVEYDFAGIGQIQVNARIGMSFGTALRAILRQDPDTIMIGEIRDLETAQIAVQSSLTGHGVLASLHTNDAISAVTRLADMGVEPFLLASSLRGVLAQRLVRRLCMQCRRAEVDGDGRTVWRAVGCAACANSGYRGRTGIHELFVVDDRVRALIHEGQGEPALREAARRAGMRTLRQDGQRCVDCGVTTLEEILRVTGDD; this is encoded by the coding sequence GTGAGCGCCGTTGTGCCGCTGCCGTACGCGTGGGTGCGCAGCCACGGGGTGATGCTGTCCGAAGCCGGTGGCGAGCCGGTGCTGCTGGGAACGGCCGATACCGCAGCGTGGGCCGTGGCCGAGCTGCGCCGGCGGCATGGCCCGCTACCGTTCCAGACGCTGGATGCGGCAGCCTGGCAGCAGCGCTTGGACGAACAGTATCGTGACGGCGGCGATGCCGCTGCCGTGGTCGGTGCCGCCGAAAGCGAAGTCGATCTGGACCGGCTGATGCAGGACATGCCGGAGGTCACCGATCTGCTGGATGCGCAGGACGATGCGCCGGTGATCCGCATGATCAACGCATTGTTGGCACAGGCTGCGCGCGATGGCGCCAGCGATCTGCACATCGAGCCGTTCGAGACCCATTCGGTGGTGCGCTACCGCGTGGACGGCACCCTGCGCGACATGGTGCAGCCACGCCGCGCCCTGCACGCAGCGCTGGTGTCGCGTATCAAGATCATGGCCCATCTGGACATTGCCGAGAAGCGCCTCCCGCAGGACGGGCGCATCGCGATCCGCGTGGGTGGGCGTCCGTTGGACATTCGTGTCTCCACGGTGCCGACCGGGCATGGCGAGCGCGCCGTGCTGCGACTGCTGGAGAAGGATGCCGGCCGTCTGCAGCTGCAGCGCCTGGGCATGGCTGATGACACCCTGGCCACGTTCACCGGATTGATCCGGCAGCCGCACGGCATCGTGCTGGTGACCGGCCCGACCGGCAGCGGCAAGACCACCTCGCTCTACGCCGCGTTGGGCCAGCTCGACAGCAGCACCAGCAACATCCTCACCGTGGAGGACCCGGTGGAGTACGACTTCGCTGGCATCGGCCAGATCCAGGTCAATGCGCGCATCGGCATGAGCTTCGGCACCGCGCTGCGCGCGATCCTGCGCCAGGATCCGGACACCATCATGATCGGCGAGATCCGCGACCTGGAAACTGCGCAGATTGCCGTGCAGTCGTCGCTGACCGGCCACGGCGTGCTGGCCTCGCTGCATACCAACGATGCGATCTCGGCGGTGACCCGCCTGGCCGACATGGGCGTGGAGCCGTTCCTGCTGGCCTCGTCGTTGCGCGGCGTACTGGCGCAGCGGCTGGTGCGGCGGCTGTGCATGCAGTGCCGGCGTGCCGAGGTGGACGGCGATGGCAGAACCGTGTGGCGCGCGGTGGGCTGCGCGGCCTGCGCCAACAGCGGCTATCGGGGGCGAACCGGCATCCACGAGCTGTTCGTGGTGGACGATCGCGTGCGTGCGCTGATCCATGAAGGGCAGGGTGAGCCCGCGCTTCGCGAGGCGGCGCGGCGTGCCGGCATGCGTACCCTGCGGCAGGACGGCCAGCGCTGCGTCGACTGCGGGGTGACCACGCTGGAAGAGATCCTGCGCGTCACCGGCGACGATTGA
- a CDS encoding substrate-binding domain-containing protein, with amino-acid sequence MRVGPGRQGRGYPRERKMKRTLVVAALCIGASLCGTAAAQVKVLPIKGAGSGVPAKLYAESADRILPANVTYRAVGDEPARRAFLENVPESAGETRPPHFIATESVLTSAEIHAYNTVHAKQIGALVQVPVAGLAIALPFNAPGGTLDLSVPQLCRLFSGKVEYWNDLDPGRAGVVTVVYRAEKGGTTELLTRFLSTACSRMDTEGSRLVGGTFRTTRDFASLFSALPTNFVAAASEQAQYDRILATAGAIGYSGPDIAAPLSDPTRVAKVRGYSPDDASVRATLNSIAPPTGSAAERPENWVPTYSYPPVGYPIVGTTNLIFSQCYAEVWEAMSLRVFLIPHYARRNDAAVTAHRFIPLPSAWAEAIRSRFAVAGVPTGLNNPSTCAGIGRP; translated from the coding sequence TTGCGTGTCGGCCCGGGCCGGCAAGGACGTGGGTACCCAAGGGAGAGGAAGATGAAACGTACATTGGTTGTGGCAGCGCTGTGCATCGGTGCCTCGCTGTGTGGAACCGCAGCTGCGCAGGTCAAGGTCCTGCCCATCAAGGGCGCGGGATCGGGTGTGCCCGCCAAGCTCTATGCGGAATCGGCGGACAGGATCCTGCCGGCCAACGTGACCTATCGCGCTGTGGGTGATGAACCTGCGCGGCGGGCGTTCCTTGAGAATGTGCCCGAGTCTGCCGGTGAGACCCGGCCGCCCCATTTCATCGCAACCGAATCGGTGCTGACCAGCGCCGAGATCCACGCATACAACACCGTTCATGCAAAGCAGATTGGTGCGCTCGTCCAGGTGCCCGTAGCCGGCCTGGCGATTGCGTTGCCGTTCAACGCGCCCGGCGGCACCCTGGATCTGAGCGTGCCGCAGCTGTGCCGCCTGTTTTCGGGCAAGGTCGAGTACTGGAATGACCTCGATCCTGGCCGTGCCGGCGTGGTCACGGTGGTCTACCGCGCCGAGAAAGGCGGAACCACTGAACTGCTGACCCGCTTCCTGTCCACGGCGTGCTCACGGATGGATACCGAGGGTTCCAGGCTGGTGGGAGGCACGTTCAGGACCACCCGCGATTTTGCTTCGCTGTTCTCTGCATTGCCCACCAACTTCGTGGCTGCAGCCAGCGAGCAGGCACAGTACGACCGGATACTGGCCACCGCCGGTGCCATTGGATACAGCGGTCCGGACATCGCCGCACCGCTGTCCGATCCAACCCGCGTTGCCAAGGTGCGCGGCTACTCGCCCGATGACGCCAGCGTGCGCGCGACCTTGAACTCGATCGCGCCTCCGACCGGCTCTGCGGCAGAGCGACCGGAAAACTGGGTGCCGACGTACAGCTACCCGCCCGTGGGCTATCCCATCGTCGGCACCACCAACCTGATCTTCAGCCAGTGCTATGCCGAGGTCTGGGAAGCGATGTCGCTGCGGGTGTTTCTGATTCCGCATTACGCCAGGCGGAATGATGCGGCCGTCACCGCGCATCGGTTCATTCCGCTGCCCTCCGCCTGGGCCGAAGCCATCCGCAGCCGGTTCGCCGTGGCGGGCGTGCCGACGGGCTTGAACAACCCGAGCACCTGCGCGGGCATCGGTCGTCCGTGA
- a CDS encoding substrate-binding domain-containing protein, with product MNKYKTLAALVATALLATAGAASAQQSLVNGGGASLPADLYKGQADSILPSTFSYAVTGSGTGKKAFLENKIALFIPTGTGNVHFAGSDSVLSQAEIDTYNTTYNSATSTTKFGPLLQMPSVATSVTIPFNKAGSAVDLTVAQACGIFSGKITDWSGTGTGRTGPIQVVYRGESSGTSELLTRFLASACQPGDVAGTNLKLTNGAPAFSVQSTFANLFTTVPSNFVAAPATGGTALYNAVYAADGRIGYVGPDVIPNLQDATKVAKLKGYSPDEVSVAATLNTIAPPSSAADIANPAKWVPVFTNPSAGYPIAGYTNLVFGQCYRVALARNAIRDFLQNHYNVGATGNNDAAVRAHGFIPLTQDWREAVAANLVSSSAATGLSNPSTCTTGVGR from the coding sequence ATGAACAAGTACAAGACCCTGGCCGCGCTGGTTGCCACCGCGCTGCTCGCCACTGCGGGTGCCGCTTCGGCCCAGCAGTCCCTCGTCAACGGCGGCGGCGCTTCGCTGCCGGCCGATCTGTACAAGGGCCAGGCCGACAGCATCCTGCCGTCGACCTTCAGCTACGCCGTGACCGGTTCGGGCACCGGCAAGAAGGCGTTCCTGGAAAACAAGATCGCGCTGTTCATCCCGACCGGCACCGGCAACGTCCACTTCGCCGGCAGCGACTCGGTGCTGAGCCAGGCCGAAATCGACACCTACAACACCACCTACAACTCCGCGACCTCGACCACCAAGTTCGGCCCGCTGCTGCAGATGCCGTCGGTCGCCACCTCGGTCACCATTCCGTTCAACAAGGCTGGCTCGGCCGTTGACCTGACCGTGGCCCAGGCTTGCGGCATCTTCTCGGGCAAGATCACCGATTGGTCCGGCACCGGCACCGGCCGCACTGGCCCGATCCAGGTTGTCTACCGTGGCGAGAGCAGCGGCACCAGCGAGCTGCTGACCCGCTTCCTGGCCAGCGCCTGCCAGCCGGGCGACGTTGCCGGCACCAACCTGAAGCTGACCAACGGTGCGCCGGCCTTCTCGGTGCAGTCGACCTTCGCCAACCTGTTCACCACCGTGCCGTCGAACTTCGTCGCTGCGCCGGCCACCGGTGGCACCGCGCTGTACAACGCCGTGTACGCCGCTGACGGTCGCATCGGCTATGTGGGCCCGGACGTGATCCCGAACCTGCAGGACGCGACCAAGGTTGCCAAGCTGAAGGGCTATTCGCCGGATGAAGTGAGCGTTGCTGCCACCCTGAACACCATCGCTCCGCCGTCCTCGGCTGCCGACATCGCCAACCCGGCCAAGTGGGTGCCGGTGTTCACCAACCCGTCGGCGGGCTATCCGATCGCTGGCTACACCAACCTGGTGTTCGGCCAGTGCTACCGCGTCGCCCTGGCTCGCAATGCGATCCGCGACTTCCTGCAGAACCACTACAACGTGGGCGCGACCGGCAACAACGATGCCGCGGTGCGTGCGCACGGTTTCATCCCGCTGACCCAGGACTGGCGTGAAGCGGTTGCTGCCAACCTGGTTTCCTCCTCGGCTGCTACCGGCCTGAGCAACCCCAGCACCTGCACCACCGGCGTCGGCCGCTGA
- the gspF gene encoding type II secretion system inner membrane protein GspF, which translates to MALFDYQAANAQGRIEKGQLDADSPRGARQVLRGRGLTPVQVSAARSAGSGWGARRLSASELAWATRQLASLLAASLPLEGALSAVIEQAERPHVAQSLTAVRADVRGGQRLTVALAARPRDFPPIYRALVGAGEDSGDLARVMERLADYIEERNALQAKVLTAFIYPAAISLVSVAIVIFLLSYVVPQVVTAFVQARQTLPMLTQVMLAASAFVRSWGVWAGLGIAALVVAWRLALRRPELRLRWDAMLLRVPMVGRFVLGVNSARFASTLAILLDAGVPLLRALEAARQTLGNALLARCADDVSARVREGAALGAALKVQKVYPPILVHLVASGEKTGSLAPLLDRAAQTISREIERRAMALTALLEPTMILVMGGVVLTIVLAVLMPIMEMNQLVQ; encoded by the coding sequence ATGGCACTGTTCGACTACCAGGCTGCCAACGCGCAGGGCCGCATCGAGAAAGGGCAGCTGGATGCCGACAGCCCACGCGGTGCTCGGCAGGTGCTGCGTGGGCGCGGGCTGACTCCTGTTCAGGTGAGTGCGGCGCGCAGTGCCGGCAGTGGGTGGGGCGCTCGGCGGCTGTCCGCCAGCGAGCTGGCTTGGGCCACCCGCCAGTTGGCCAGCCTGCTGGCCGCGAGCCTGCCGTTGGAAGGCGCATTGAGTGCGGTGATCGAACAGGCCGAGCGCCCGCATGTTGCGCAGTCGCTTACCGCAGTGCGCGCCGATGTGCGCGGCGGCCAGCGCCTGACCGTGGCGCTGGCCGCGCGACCACGCGATTTCCCGCCGATCTATCGGGCGCTGGTGGGCGCCGGTGAAGACTCCGGCGACCTGGCACGGGTGATGGAGCGCCTGGCCGACTACATCGAAGAGCGCAATGCGCTGCAGGCCAAGGTGCTGACCGCCTTCATCTACCCGGCTGCAATCAGCCTGGTATCGGTGGCGATCGTGATCTTCCTGCTCAGCTACGTGGTGCCACAGGTGGTGACCGCGTTCGTACAGGCGCGGCAGACGCTGCCGATGCTGACCCAGGTGATGTTGGCGGCCAGCGCGTTCGTGCGCAGTTGGGGCGTGTGGGCAGGGCTCGGCATCGCTGCGCTGGTGGTGGCATGGCGGTTGGCGTTGCGCCGGCCCGAGCTGCGCCTGCGCTGGGACGCGATGCTACTGCGGGTGCCGATGGTCGGACGCTTCGTGCTGGGCGTGAACAGTGCGCGCTTCGCCTCTACGCTGGCGATTCTGCTGGATGCCGGTGTGCCGCTGCTGCGTGCACTGGAAGCTGCCCGGCAGACCTTGGGCAATGCGCTGCTGGCGCGCTGCGCCGATGACGTGTCCGCACGCGTGCGCGAAGGGGCTGCGTTGGGTGCGGCATTGAAGGTACAGAAGGTGTATCCGCCGATCCTGGTGCACCTGGTGGCCAGTGGCGAGAAAACCGGTTCGCTGGCACCGCTGCTGGATCGCGCCGCGCAGACGATCTCGCGTGAGATCGAACGTCGTGCGATGGCGCTGACCGCACTGCTGGAGCCGACCATGATCCTGGTGATGGGCGGCGTTGTGCTGACCATCGTGCTGGCCGTGCTGATGCCGATCATGGAAATGAATCAGTTGGTGCAGTAG